A genomic region of Anas acuta chromosome 1, bAnaAcu1.1, whole genome shotgun sequence contains the following coding sequences:
- the IFNAR1 gene encoding interferon alpha/beta receptor 1 — MEAAGCRARALLLPLWCCLLAAAPRRCAGQTDLKSPQDIQVYAVNTNFTLRWNYTGNDTDVTFSAEYQWFGDPQTSETEWKELPGCQNVTDTECDFSSAITEYNDRHLVRVRAERKEDKSPWSSVFEMIPYFIAQIGPPEVHLQSINGAIKIQVSHAEPNQVQKMWVTLSSFKYNLVIWENSSDAEVRSQNIFPVDTISDLAPETTYCLKVQATLFFQEGLFSPIHCVKTTRKVNDLFCPANLKVFALNMQFHLHWNNPYKQHVNYTVQYLLGFLKTLPGDHSVKWLSVPRCENITNTKCNFTSIITVISAFYYLRVQAMSEYNKSCLSKEVKIDPLSTNEFGPPGIRLDISDVLLHVQISPPGGEKEKVMRKHYYFSYRIVYWKNSSDNEEEKRVKEIKQTIATLSDLTPSTQYCVKVKALSEAYNKTSPFSNEECIKTPPDKMLPLIILATFVSALFAVLVVAVLIIFFLYQAYNKIKYVFFPSCTPPLNIEGFGEQLFGSPYLPTVEEPIESCYVIESIIEEVNQNDFKDYKHSKQSSRDSGNYSNDDDTSGSKGSEGMLEKEII, encoded by the exons ATGGAGGCAGCGGGCTGCCGGGCccgggctctgctgctgccgctgtggtgctgcctgctggccgctgccccccgccgctGCGCAG GCCAAACTGATCTGAAGAGTCCTCAGGATATTCAGGTCTATGCTGTAAATACAAACTTCACTCTAAGGTGGAACTACACGGGGAATGATACCGATGTCACATTTTCAGCTGAATATCAGTG GTTTGGTGATCCTCAGACAAGTGAAACGGAATGGAAGGAGTTGCCTGGTTGTCAAAATGTCACTGACACAGAATGTGACTTTTCTTCAGCGATAACTGAATACAATGATAGGCATCTTGTGCGCGTAAGGGCTGAGCGAAAGGAAGACAAATCACCATGGTCTAGTGTTTTTGAAATGATTCCATATTTTATAG cTCAGATTGGTCCCCCAGAAGTACATTTGCAGTCCATAAATGGTGCCATTAAAATCCAAGTTTCTCATGCAGAACCAAATCAGGTCCAAAAAATGTGGGTGACTCTGTCGAGTTTTAAATATAATCTGGTTATCTGGGAAAATTCATCTGATGCAGAG GTcagaagtcaaaatatttttcctgtggaTACCATCAGTGATCTTGCACCTGAGACAACCTATTGTTTAAAAGTTCAAGCAactcttttctttcaagaaggCTTATTCAGTCCCATTCATTGTGTAAAAACTACCCGTAAAG taaatgatttattttgtccAGCAAATCTGAAAGTTTTTGCTTTGAACATGCAATTTCATCTGCATTGGAATAATCCATATAAACAACATGTGAACTATACCGTACAGTATCTCCT TGGTTTTCTTAAGACACTTCCTGGTGATCACTCTGTGAAGTGGCTCAGTGTACCCAGATGTGAAAACAtcacaaacacaaaatgcaaTTTCACGTCTATCATCACcgttatttctgcattttattatcTCCGCGTGCAGGCCATGAGTGAATATAATAAATCGTGCTTGtctaaagaagtaaaaatagatCCTCTAAGTACAA ATGAATTTGGCCCTCCTGGTATAAGACTGGACATCAGTGATGTTTTGCTGCATGTCCAGATTTCTCctccaggaggagaaaaagaaaaagtcatgaGGAAGCATTATTACTTTTCTTACCGGATTGTGTATTGGAAGAATTCATCAGATAATGAG gaggaaaaaagagtgaaagagaTAAAACAGACAATAGCGACACTCTCTGATCTAACACCTTCAACACAGTACTGTGTAAAAGTAAAAGCATTGTCAGAAGCTTACAACAAAACCAGTCCCTTCAGCAATGAGGAATGCATCAAAACACCTCCAG ATAAAATGTTACCTCTGATCATTTTAGCAACGTTTGTAAGTGCCCTGTTTGCTGTCTTGGTTGTGGCTGTActgatcatttttttcctgtatcaaGCCTATAATAAAATCAAGTATGTGTTCTTTCCATCATGCACGCCTCCTCTGAACATAGAG GGATTTGGAGAACAGCTCTTTGGCAGCCCATATCTGCCCACTGTGGAAGAACCAATAGAAAGTTGTTATGTCATTGAAAGCATCATAGAAGAAGTAAATCAAAATGATTTCAAAGACTACAAACACTCTAAACAGAGCAGTCGAGATTCAGGGAATTACTCTAATGATGATGATACCTCAGGGAGCAAAGGGTCAGAAGGAATgctagaaaaggaaataatataa